CTAAGCCGTCGCAAAAAAAATAATCCTATTTTAGTTGGTGAGCCAGGTGTTGGTAAAAGTGCTGTTATAGATGGACTAGCGCTAGCTATAACTGAAGAAAAAGTACCAAAACATTTAAAAAACTCAAAAATTTATAGTCTTGATATGGCAAGCTTGCTTTCAGGAACAAAATATAGAGGTGATTTTGAAAAAAGATTAAAAGATATCATAAAAGAATTAGAAAATATCCCTAATGCTATTTTATTTATAGATGAAATTCACACCATAGTAGGAACTGGTGCAAGCAATGAAAGTCATGCAGATATGTCAAATTTATTAAAACCTGCACTAAGTAATGGTAACATTAAATGCATAGGTGCAACTACTTTTATAGAATATAAAAACACCTTTGATAAAAACAAAGCCCTAAGTAGAAGATTTGCAAAAATTGATATAGATGAGCCAAGCGAAGAAGAGTGTTTTTTAATCTTACAGGGCTTAAAAAGCAAATACGAAAATTTTCACAAAATCAAAATCAGTGATGAAATTTTACAAACAAGTATAAAACTAGCAAAACAATTTTTACATGATAAATTTTTACCCGATAGTGCGATTGATTTAATCGATGAGCTTGGCGCAAGTTTTGCTTTGGAAGATAAAAAAAGTAAAAAAATAGTAAAAATAAAAGATTTAGAAAATACTTTAGCAAGAATGACACATTCTCATAAAATTTATGAAAGCGATCAAGGTAAAATTCTTAAGAACTTGGAACATGTTTTAAAACAAAATATCTTTGGACAAGATGAAGCTATTAAAACTTTATGTTCTATTTTAAAACAAAGCTATGCAGGATTAAAAGGCAAAAACACTCCAAAAGGTGTGTTTTTATTTACCGGATCAAGCGGGGTTGGCAAAACCGAACTTGCTAAAAATTTAGCACAAATTTTAAACCTTAATCTTGAAAGATTTGACATGAGTGAATACTCACAAAAACATGATGTAAGCAAACTCATAGGAACTTCAGCAGGTTATGTGGGCTATGAAGATGGTGGCTTGCTTAGCAATAGTATTAGAAAAAATCCTTTTAGCATAGTTTTATTTGATGAGATAGAAAAGGCTCATCCTGATTTAACTAATACCTTTTTGCAAATTTTTGATAATGCAAGTTTAACAGATAATAGTGGGTTAAAAGCTGATTTTAAAAATACTATTATCATTATGACTTCAAATTTAGGTCTCAAAGAAAGTAATGAGCTTGGTTTTTTAAGCAGTGATAAAGAAAAAAGTAATAAAGCCATAAAAGATTTCTTCGCACCTGAATTTATCAACCGTATAGATAAAATCATTCATTTTAATGACTTAAGTCAAGAAATTTTAGAACAAATCGTTCAAAAAGAACTAGATTTAATGGCAAAAAATTTAAACAACATCACCATGGAAGCTGATAAAAAAGTAAAAGAATTTCTTGCTAAAAAAACTACTAATAAAGAATTTGGAGTAAGATTATTAAAACGCATTATTGCCGAAGAATTAGGTGAGAAATTGAGCGATGAGATTTTATTTGGAAAATTAAAAAATGGTGGTAAATTAAAACTCAAACTTTCCAAAAATGAAAAAATTGAATTTGTATTCTAAACTTTTAAAAAGCCCTGATGATGCGCCTGTTTTTATTAGTGAAAAACTAGAAGTAGATTTTATACCTCATGCTTATAGCTTAGGGCTTTTTCCATGGACTAGCAATCCTGTTACTTGGTGGTGTCCTTCTCCTAGAATGGTGCTTTTACCTGATGAAGTGCGCATACAAAAAAGCATAAAAAAAGCTTTAAAAACTTATGAAATAAGACTTAATTTTGATTTTAACTCGCTTATAAATCATTGCGCAAAAAGAAAAAAAACTTGGATAAGTCAAGAATTTATACAAGTTTATACAAAGCTTTTTGAGCAAAATTTAGCTCATAGTGTTGAAGTTTATGAAAATGATGTTTTAATCGGCGGTTTATACGGACTTATAATAGGTAAAATATTTTTTGGTGAAAGTATGATAAGTCTTAAAAAAGATGCTTCAAAAGTAGCCCTAATAAGACTTTGTGAACTTTTAAAACCATATGATTTTTTAATAGATTGTCAAGTGCCTAACGAGCATTTAAAATTTATGGGTGCCAAAGAAATGACAAAAAAGGATTTTTTAAAAACATTAGAAAAAAAAGTTTTGCTTGAAAGTGGCTTTAAAAATTTCAAAAATTTACTATAAAAAGATATACTTATACATAAACAAAATTGCATAAATATTTTGGAATGATTTTTGCTTTTAACCTATAAAAGCTTTATTTTAAAGGAAAAATTATGATAAGCCCTTTTAAATCAAAAGAACTTATTGTTGATGCTTTAGCAGGAAGAAACCTAAGAAGTCAAATGATTAATTCTAACCTTGCAAATGTCGATACTCCTTTTTATAAAGCAAGAGATATAGAATTTGAAACTGCTTTAGTTAATAGAGCAAATGAAATTTTCAAAAAAAAAGATACCAAAGAGCTTGAATTAGCAAGTACAAACGCAAATCATCAAAAACCTTGGAAATTTCCAGATCCTAATAAATCAACCATTTATTTAAGAGATGGACATTTAGCAAGAAATGATGCAAATACAGTAGATCTTGATGTAGAAACTACTGAAATGAGTAAAAATACTATGATGATTACTGCTTTAGATGGTGTTTTAAGAAGACAAAGTAATATTTTTTCAACCATCATAGAAACAAGCTCTAAATTAGGCTAGGAGAAAAACAATGGCTTATTTAAGTGATTTTGATATTAGCGGATACGGACTTAGCGCTCAACGCTTTAGAATGAATGTAATTAGTTCAAATATAGCTAATGCAAACACCACTAGAACAGCAGAAGGTGGTCCGTATAGAAGAAGAGAAGTGATTTTTAAAGCAACTGATTTTAATGAATTACTAAATAAACAAATTGCTAAAGATAATAATTTTTTAGAATATGAAAATCCTTTAAACGACCCAGCTTCACAAAAAGATGCAAAACCTGCTATAATGAGTGTAGTAGTTGATAAGGTTGTAAGAGATGATAAAGATTTTCGTATGAAATTTGATCCATCTCATCCAGATGCGAATGAACAAGGCTATGTTGCTTTTCCAAATATAAACCCTGTCATCGAAATGGCCGATTTAATAGAAGCAACAAGAGCTTACCAAGCCAATGTAAGCGCTTTTACAAGCACTAAAACTATAGCACAAAGTGCGATAGAT
This genomic stretch from Campylobacter lari subsp. concheus harbors:
- a CDS encoding AAA family ATPase, with the protein product MKYKELIDSFIPNARHLSFINHHEFITCEHLLFALVKLSNDFKNLLEEIGDGDLQGFENELKNYLAKNNEILKKEIEPIFSVILENILHKLNAKNQTSVIDFIIALCKEEKAYSYNILKKHLIEEEKIKELLQNAEFKNLKTHTIELVELAKKGKIDPVIGRKFELERMMQILSRRKKNNPILVGEPGVGKSAVIDGLALAITEEKVPKHLKNSKIYSLDMASLLSGTKYRGDFEKRLKDIIKELENIPNAILFIDEIHTIVGTGASNESHADMSNLLKPALSNGNIKCIGATTFIEYKNTFDKNKALSRRFAKIDIDEPSEEECFLILQGLKSKYENFHKIKISDEILQTSIKLAKQFLHDKFLPDSAIDLIDELGASFALEDKKSKKIVKIKDLENTLARMTHSHKIYESDQGKILKNLEHVLKQNIFGQDEAIKTLCSILKQSYAGLKGKNTPKGVFLFTGSSGVGKTELAKNLAQILNLNLERFDMSEYSQKHDVSKLIGTSAGYVGYEDGGLLSNSIRKNPFSIVLFDEIEKAHPDLTNTFLQIFDNASLTDNSGLKADFKNTIIIMTSNLGLKESNELGFLSSDKEKSNKAIKDFFAPEFINRIDKIIHFNDLSQEILEQIVQKELDLMAKNLNNITMEADKKVKEFLAKKTTNKEFGVRLLKRIIAEELGEKLSDEILFGKLKNGGKLKLKLSKNEKIEFVF
- the aat gene encoding leucyl/phenylalanyl-tRNA--protein transferase, with amino-acid sequence MKKLNLYSKLLKSPDDAPVFISEKLEVDFIPHAYSLGLFPWTSNPVTWWCPSPRMVLLPDEVRIQKSIKKALKTYEIRLNFDFNSLINHCAKRKKTWISQEFIQVYTKLFEQNLAHSVEVYENDVLIGGLYGLIIGKIFFGESMISLKKDASKVALIRLCELLKPYDFLIDCQVPNEHLKFMGAKEMTKKDFLKTLEKKVLLESGFKNFKNLL
- the flgB gene encoding flagellar basal body rod protein FlgB, giving the protein MISPFKSKELIVDALAGRNLRSQMINSNLANVDTPFYKARDIEFETALVNRANEIFKKKDTKELELASTNANHQKPWKFPDPNKSTIYLRDGHLARNDANTVDLDVETTEMSKNTMMITALDGVLRRQSNIFSTIIETSSKLG
- the flgC gene encoding flagellar basal body rod protein FlgC; translated protein: MAYLSDFDISGYGLSAQRFRMNVISSNIANANTTRTAEGGPYRRREVIFKATDFNELLNKQIAKDNNFLEYENPLNDPASQKDAKPAIMSVVVDKVVRDDKDFRMKFDPSHPDANEQGYVAFPNINPVIEMADLIEATRAYQANVSAFTSTKTIAQSAIDLLRG